One stretch of Syntrophobacterales bacterium DNA includes these proteins:
- a CDS encoding B12-binding domain-containing radical SAM protein — protein MRVLFIYPNLNAQIGFNYGISYISGILKAEGIETHLLNVNEQVGYPLDLERIKKDVLRINPDFIGFSVLTTQCKYALEIARNIKTYLDVPIIFGGIHPTMDPRGVLAEPVVDYICVGEGEDAFLELVRKGDPAGIRNIGYKRNGSIIVAPMRPFKEIANMPFKDYEIFDFQQIIDAKDGWVGLTASRGCPFRCTYCLNHKIMALYKDDGHLPRTYLRRHTVDEVIGEIEYLLSRYTGIRMFIFDDDIFTFDKEWLHDFSARYRAVTKIGFVCNAHARVFDREMARDLKEAGCRIVKFGLESGSNRIRRDVLNRYMTNDHIAEAFFIAHGFGLHTSAFVMVGLPYETEEDMMETVKLLARIKPGRFRWTLFFPFIGTKAYDIAEKAGMIDFDRMSGLDNFTDETCMILGEDANLFAEKLKTMFCLFVNGYGNADGKGKYLSLAKRVKALTKSEWEREKESIASELHVLDREMELNGMPYYCVKYNPFMGVRSDWTDDSLSA, from the coding sequence ATGCGCGTACTCTTCATCTATCCCAACCTCAATGCCCAGATAGGCTTCAACTACGGAATCTCCTACATTTCCGGCATTTTGAAGGCGGAAGGCATTGAGACTCACCTGCTAAACGTAAACGAACAGGTCGGCTACCCTCTTGATCTTGAGAGGATAAAGAAGGATGTGCTCCGCATAAACCCCGACTTTATAGGGTTTTCCGTCCTGACCACTCAGTGCAAATACGCGCTTGAGATCGCCCGGAACATCAAGACCTACCTGGATGTGCCCATCATTTTCGGGGGGATTCACCCCACCATGGACCCTCGGGGAGTACTCGCCGAACCGGTGGTTGATTATATCTGCGTCGGCGAAGGAGAAGATGCGTTCCTGGAACTGGTGAGAAAGGGTGATCCCGCGGGCATCAGGAATATAGGGTACAAACGGAACGGCAGCATAATAGTTGCGCCTATGAGGCCCTTCAAAGAGATCGCGAATATGCCGTTCAAAGATTACGAGATCTTCGACTTTCAGCAGATAATTGATGCTAAAGACGGATGGGTAGGCCTGACCGCCTCCCGTGGATGTCCGTTCCGTTGTACCTACTGCCTTAACCACAAAATCATGGCCCTTTATAAGGACGACGGCCACCTTCCGCGAACCTACCTGAGGAGACATACCGTTGATGAGGTGATCGGTGAAATTGAGTATCTCCTTTCCCGCTATACAGGGATCAGGATGTTCATCTTTGACGATGACATTTTCACTTTTGACAAGGAATGGCTCCATGACTTCTCCGCGAGATACCGAGCCGTAACCAAAATCGGGTTCGTCTGCAACGCACATGCCCGTGTTTTCGACCGCGAGATGGCAAGAGATCTCAAAGAGGCGGGGTGCAGGATCGTCAAATTCGGACTTGAGAGCGGCAGCAACAGGATACGCCGTGACGTCTTAAACCGGTATATGACCAATGACCACATTGCGGAAGCTTTTTTCATCGCCCACGGATTTGGCCTCCACACTTCGGCATTCGTTATGGTGGGATTGCCCTACGAGACCGAGGAAGACATGATGGAGACGGTGAAGCTCCTGGCCAGAATTAAGCCCGGACGGTTCCGATGGACTTTGTTCTTCCCTTTTATAGGCACGAAGGCGTATGATATAGCGGAAAAAGCAGGCATGATCGACTTTGATAGAATGAGCGGCCTTGACAACTTTACGGACGAGACCTGTATGATACTGGGAGAGGACGCTAACCTCTTTGCCGAAAAATTGAAAACCATGTTCTGTCTTTTCGTGAATGGCTATGGTAATGCGGACGGGAAGGGAAAGTACCTGAGTCTTGCGAAGAGGGTCAAGGCGCTGACAAAGAGCGAATGGGAGAGGGAGAAAGAATCCATCGCTTCCGAGCTTCATGTCCTTGACCGCGAGATGGAGCTAAATGGAATGCCTTACTATTGCGTAAAATATAACCCTTTTATGGGTGTGAGAAGTGACTGGACGGACGATAGTCTATCTGCCTAA
- a CDS encoding glycosyltransferase family 9 protein produces the protein MLMAMPAVKALREQFPKTRISWLVEGSVGELLTHQPFIDKVIRFPRSAMVRALKRGRFLKSKKEMDRFLGTLREDKYDMILDFHGIIKSALLSLYVRGGKRIGFGKMYAKEKSHLFCHEKVEGKDKRLHKVERNMLIPRHVGTDRSVPELTLVAPAEAVAYIDRFFESSGIPSPVYAVNPFSSKGSAFKRWDIGRYGQLIRRIKEEDHASVIILWGPGEEEDARALRETVGDGAFLSCPTDVPQLLALLRKMDMYIGGDTGVMHLAAFAGTPVVAVFGPTDVLVNGPYSPRSTVVRKDLPCSPCKNKKCEKRECLDGITVEDVYGAVLAMKERIGEPACAYSSSIPTSMPR, from the coding sequence GTGCTTATGGCCATGCCTGCGGTAAAGGCCCTTCGGGAGCAATTCCCGAAAACCCGTATCTCATGGCTCGTCGAAGGGTCCGTGGGCGAGTTGCTCACCCACCAACCCTTTATCGACAAGGTCATACGCTTTCCGAGAAGCGCTATGGTGAGGGCCTTAAAAAGAGGCAGATTTCTGAAGTCAAAAAAGGAAATGGACCGTTTTCTCGGTACCCTCAGAGAAGACAAATACGATATGATTCTTGATTTCCACGGCATCATTAAGAGCGCCCTCCTTTCCCTCTATGTCCGGGGGGGAAAGAGAATCGGATTCGGAAAAATGTATGCCAAGGAAAAAAGCCACCTCTTCTGCCACGAGAAAGTGGAGGGAAAAGACAAGAGACTCCATAAGGTGGAGAGAAACATGCTCATTCCTCGTCACGTCGGCACAGACAGGTCTGTCCCTGAGCTTACCCTCGTGGCGCCGGCAGAAGCGGTTGCCTATATCGACCGTTTTTTCGAGAGCAGTGGAATCCCGTCCCCCGTTTACGCAGTCAACCCTTTTTCGAGCAAAGGGAGCGCCTTCAAACGGTGGGATATAGGGCGGTACGGGCAGCTGATCCGGCGCATAAAAGAGGAAGATCACGCTTCTGTCATTATTCTCTGGGGACCGGGAGAAGAAGAAGATGCCCGTGCATTGCGGGAGACCGTCGGGGACGGGGCCTTTCTTTCCTGTCCCACCGATGTGCCCCAACTTCTCGCCCTCCTCAGGAAGATGGACATGTACATCGGAGGGGATACGGGCGTGATGCACCTGGCCGCATTCGCCGGGACGCCGGTGGTGGCGGTGTTCGGCCCCACGGATGTGCTCGTAAACGGCCCTTACAGCCCGAGGAGTACGGTCGTGAGAAAAGACCTCCCGTGCAGTCCGTGCAAGAACAAAAAGTGCGAAAAGAGAGAATGCCTTGACGGTATAACCGTGGAAGATGTGTACGGTGCGGTCTTGGCAATGAAAGAACGAATAGGGGAGCCTGCATGCGCGTACTCTTCATCTATCCCAACCTCAATGCCCAGATAG
- a CDS encoding acyl-CoA thioesterase: MPRSDSSSADCNIPSVDVPIRVRYADTDKMGVVYYGNYPVYFETGRSEYMREKGFTYKEFEGLGYYLMVVNLEAKYYNNATYDDLIIVKTSMPELRSRGLTFHYSVYKDETLLVQGSTKHLCVNNERKAVAIPSHLYAILKDANTR; the protein is encoded by the coding sequence ATGCCCCGCTCTGACAGTTCATCTGCCGATTGCAATATACCAAGCGTCGATGTGCCGATCCGGGTAAGGTACGCCGACACGGACAAGATGGGTGTTGTCTACTACGGTAACTATCCCGTGTATTTCGAGACGGGGCGCAGCGAATACATGAGGGAGAAGGGTTTTACTTACAAGGAGTTTGAGGGGCTTGGCTACTACCTCATGGTGGTCAATCTTGAGGCAAAATACTACAACAATGCGACCTATGACGACCTTATTATCGTAAAGACGAGCATGCCGGAATTGAGGTCCCGCGGGTTAACGTTTCATTATTCAGTTTATAAGGATGAGACGTTGCTCGTTCAAGGTTCCACGAAACACCTCTGCGTGAACAACGAACGAAAAGCGGTTGCCATCCCTTCCCATCTCTATGCCATCTTGAAAGATGCCAATACCAGGTAG